Proteins encoded within one genomic window of Acinetobacter sp. YWS30-1:
- a CDS encoding sulfate ABC transporter substrate-binding protein, whose protein sequence is MSISTKLKLGVLAAVISATSFSAAARDFLNVSYDPTRELYEDVNKEFSKYWKSRTGQNINFKQSHGGSGKQARAVIDGLDADVVTLALAADIDVLVEKAKLLPADWQKKLPQNSTPYTSTIVFLVRKGNPKGIKDWGDLVKPGVAIITPNPKTSGGARWNYLAAWAYAKHLPGGNDKTAQEFVRKIYKQTKVLDSGARGSTTTFAERGIGDVLLAWENEAHLALREQPGKFEIVTPSLSILAEPPVAIVEKNANKKGNKYLAQGYLNFLYSPLGQEISARNFYRPRNEKVLAKYSQVFKPLKLVTIDQEFGGWDKVQKAHFENGGVFDQIVKANSAKNNLS, encoded by the coding sequence ATGAGCATTTCAACAAAACTAAAACTAGGGGTTCTTGCTGCTGTTATTTCAGCAACTTCGTTTTCTGCTGCAGCACGCGACTTTTTGAATGTCTCTTATGATCCGACGCGTGAACTCTATGAAGACGTCAACAAAGAATTTAGTAAATACTGGAAAAGCCGTACTGGCCAAAATATTAACTTTAAACAGTCACATGGTGGTTCAGGTAAACAGGCGCGTGCCGTGATTGATGGTCTGGATGCCGATGTCGTAACTTTGGCATTAGCCGCTGACATTGATGTACTGGTCGAAAAAGCCAAACTGTTACCTGCAGACTGGCAGAAAAAATTACCACAGAACTCAACACCATATACTTCTACCATCGTATTCCTAGTACGTAAAGGCAATCCAAAGGGTATCAAGGATTGGGGTGATCTGGTAAAACCAGGTGTAGCGATTATCACACCAAATCCTAAAACTTCAGGCGGTGCACGCTGGAACTATTTAGCAGCTTGGGCATATGCCAAACACTTACCGGGTGGTAACGACAAAACTGCACAAGAATTTGTTCGTAAAATCTATAAACAAACCAAAGTACTTGACTCAGGCGCCCGTGGTTCAACCACCACTTTTGCTGAACGTGGCATCGGTGACGTATTGCTGGCTTGGGAAAATGAAGCACATTTAGCCCTTCGTGAACAACCGGGCAAGTTTGAAATTGTGACTCCCTCCCTGTCAATTCTGGCTGAGCCACCCGTCGCGATTGTTGAGAAGAATGCCAATAAAAAAGGCAACAAATATCTGGCACAAGGCTATCTGAACTTCCTGTACTCACCATTGGGTCAGGAAATCTCAGCACGTAACTTCTATCGCCCACGTAATGAAAAAGTACTGGCGAAATATAGCCAAGTCTTTAAGCCATTAAAACTGGTGACTATTGATCAGGAGTTTGGTGGCTGGGATAAAGTACAGAAAGCCCACTTTGAAAATGGTGGTGTTTTTGACCAGATCGTTAAAGCTAACAGCGCAAAAAATAATTTAAGCTGA
- a CDS encoding alpha/beta hydrolase, protein MTHTLIVPGVGGSEYNHWQTCLQHRLMRCSRVQQKDWNHPVLDVWVAEFVKTLQAIPDDVQIVAHSFGCLTSVAALAQYPELNTKVKNLVLVAPANPARFGENGFARDSQMDYSAYFQQLKIQAPTTLLISENDPWLSFEDAQVLAKAWKIKPINLGAVGHINVASGFGSFPEIEQYLISEKAMHHISKVDESKYYFKFAF, encoded by the coding sequence ATGACTCATACGCTTATTGTTCCCGGTGTAGGTGGCAGTGAATACAATCACTGGCAAACCTGCCTGCAACACCGGCTCATGCGTTGCTCCCGGGTGCAGCAAAAAGACTGGAATCATCCGGTACTGGATGTATGGGTCGCAGAATTTGTTAAAACCCTGCAAGCCATTCCAGATGATGTACAAATTGTGGCACATAGCTTTGGCTGTTTGACCAGCGTGGCAGCACTGGCCCAGTATCCTGAACTGAATACTAAAGTCAAAAATCTGGTTCTGGTTGCACCTGCCAATCCTGCACGTTTTGGGGAAAATGGTTTTGCCCGTGATAGCCAGATGGATTACAGCGCCTATTTTCAGCAGCTCAAGATTCAGGCTCCAACGACTTTGCTGATCAGTGAAAATGATCCTTGGCTGAGTTTTGAAGATGCCCAGGTTCTGGCGAAAGCCTGGAAGATCAAACCGATTAATCTGGGAGCTGTAGGCCATATCAATGTTGCTTCCGGTTTTGGTTCTTTCCCTGAAATTGAACAATATTTGATTTCAGAAAAGGCTATGCACCATATCAGCAAAGTTGATGAGAGCAAGTATTATTTTAAATTTGCATTTTAG
- the cysT gene encoding sulfate ABC transporter permease subunit CysT: MSQRSRVLPGFGLSLGFTLAYLSLIVLIPLSAVFIKSLGIGWESLWEILSSERILKSLQLSFSSAIIAALINVVFGLLLAWCLVRYSFPGKRIVDALVDLPFALPTAVAGIALTSLYAPTGWIGQYLDPIGIKVAYTPIGITLALIFIGIPFVVRTVQPVLSDLETELEEAASALGANRFQIVTKVIFPILLPALITGFALAFARGVGEYGSVIFIAGNQPFETEIAPLMIISRLEEYDYAGATTIAVVMLLISFVMLFLINLLQAWASRRTGRTAR; this comes from the coding sequence ATGTCGCAGCGATCCCGAGTGCTGCCAGGATTTGGTCTTTCTCTAGGCTTTACCCTAGCGTATTTGTCATTAATCGTTCTGATCCCGCTATCTGCCGTTTTTATTAAATCACTCGGCATTGGCTGGGAAAGCTTATGGGAAATCCTGAGCTCTGAACGTATCTTGAAATCATTACAGCTAAGCTTTAGTTCAGCCATTATTGCTGCTTTGATTAATGTAGTTTTTGGCCTGTTACTGGCATGGTGTCTGGTGCGTTATAGCTTTCCGGGCAAACGTATTGTCGATGCACTGGTCGATCTGCCTTTTGCCCTGCCAACCGCAGTTGCCGGTATTGCTCTGACTTCTTTATATGCACCGACTGGCTGGATTGGTCAGTATTTAGATCCAATCGGCATCAAGGTGGCTTATACCCCGATCGGTATTACCCTGGCCTTGATCTTTATCGGTATTCCTTTTGTGGTCCGTACGGTACAGCCGGTTCTTTCTGATTTAGAAACTGAACTGGAAGAAGCGGCTTCTGCACTCGGTGCAAACCGTTTTCAGATTGTCACCAAAGTCATTTTCCCGATTCTGCTGCCAGCACTGATCACAGGTTTTGCTTTGGCCTTTGCACGTGGTGTCGGTGAATATGGTTCGGTCATTTTCATTGCGGGTAACCAGCCTTTTGAAACTGAAATTGCACCGCTGATGATTATTTCCCGTCTGGAAGAATATGACTATGCAGGTGCGACCACAATTGCTGTAGTGATGCTGCTCATTTCCTTTGTAATGCTCTTCCTGATTAACTTATTGCAAGCTTGGGCGAGCCGCCGTACCGGGAGAACTGCACGATGA
- the cysW gene encoding sulfate ABC transporter permease subunit CysW: MSLNTNSNALAEKLQSRDATREPTWVRYTLIAIALIFFLSCLILPLVLVFVEAFKQGVGVYTQALVHPDTLSAVKLTLLTAVIAVPMNVIFGIAAAWSVAKFNFPGKSILTTIIDMPFSVSPVIAGLMLVLIFGTQGWMGGWLMDNDIKILYAVPAIVLATIFITVPFVARELIPLMEAQGTEEEEAAIVLGASGWQTFWKVTLPNIKWGLIYGVILCNARAMGEFGAVSVVSGHIRGETNTLPLHVEILYNEYTFSAAFAVSSLLALLAIVTLVLKTWVELRQEKQDKRNDDSTVS, translated from the coding sequence ATGAGTTTAAATACCAACAGCAATGCGCTGGCTGAAAAGCTGCAATCCCGCGATGCGACTCGTGAGCCGACCTGGGTACGTTATACCCTGATTGCGATTGCACTGATCTTCTTTTTAAGCTGCCTGATCCTGCCTTTGGTTCTGGTCTTTGTTGAAGCATTTAAACAAGGGGTTGGCGTATATACGCAAGCCCTTGTTCATCCAGATACTTTATCTGCGGTCAAACTGACTTTACTAACGGCTGTGATCGCGGTACCAATGAATGTAATATTCGGCATAGCTGCAGCCTGGTCAGTAGCGAAGTTTAACTTCCCTGGTAAGTCAATTTTAACCACCATTATCGATATGCCTTTCTCAGTATCACCTGTTATTGCAGGTTTGATGCTGGTACTGATTTTCGGTACTCAAGGCTGGATGGGTGGCTGGTTGATGGATAATGACATCAAGATCCTTTACGCCGTTCCTGCGATTGTTCTAGCAACGATCTTCATTACCGTACCTTTTGTAGCACGTGAGCTGATCCCTTTAATGGAAGCGCAAGGTACTGAAGAAGAAGAAGCTGCGATTGTACTCGGTGCATCTGGCTGGCAAACCTTCTGGAAAGTGACCCTGCCAAATATCAAATGGGGTCTGATTTACGGCGTAATTCTGTGTAATGCCCGCGCCATGGGTGAGTTCGGTGCAGTATCAGTGGTTTCTGGCCATATCCGTGGTGAAACCAATACTTTGCCGCTACACGTCGAGATTCTTTATAACGAATATACCTTTAGTGCTGCGTTTGCCGTGTCATCACTCCTGGCTCTCCTCGCAATTGTGACTCTGGTTCTGAAAACCTGGGTCGAACTGCGCCAGGAAAAACAAGACAAACGTAATGATGATTCAACAGTTTCTTAA
- a CDS encoding sulfate ABC transporter ATP-binding protein, translated as MSIQVKNIEKHFGAFHALKNISLDFPDGQLVALLGPSGCGKTTLLRIIAGLESADGGQVILEGEDATNVHVREREVGFVFQHYALFRHMTVFDNIAFGLRVRPRKTRPSEAEIKKRVTRLLDLVQLGFLADRYPAQLSGGQRQRIALARALAVEPRVLLLDEPFGALDAKVRKELRRWLRTLHDELHITSIFVTHDQEEALEVADQIVVMNKGNVEQIGSPREVYETPKTPFVFDFLGQANRFEGQNHGGLIQLGEDRIQFEGAKNAAQGEVILFARPDELRIHAQPHDNAIQATFIRELWIAGKVVAELNDRQGNLIEILLTPDEARAHQFRPNQTVWLSAVNLHLFENQVA; from the coding sequence ATGAGTATTCAAGTTAAAAATATTGAAAAACACTTTGGTGCATTCCATGCACTGAAAAACATTTCGCTAGATTTCCCCGATGGTCAACTGGTGGCGTTACTGGGTCCATCAGGCTGTGGTAAAACCACTTTGCTGCGTATTATTGCAGGTCTGGAATCGGCAGATGGCGGTCAGGTGATCCTTGAGGGTGAAGATGCCACCAATGTGCATGTACGTGAGCGTGAAGTTGGCTTTGTATTCCAGCACTATGCCCTGTTCCGTCATATGACCGTATTTGACAATATTGCCTTTGGTCTGCGTGTTCGTCCGCGTAAAACCCGTCCATCTGAGGCAGAAATTAAAAAGCGTGTTACCCGTCTTTTAGATTTGGTTCAGCTGGGTTTCCTGGCAGATCGATATCCAGCTCAACTTTCGGGTGGTCAGCGTCAACGTATTGCGCTGGCACGCGCGCTGGCCGTTGAACCGCGCGTATTGCTACTGGATGAACCTTTCGGCGCACTGGATGCCAAAGTCCGCAAAGAGCTGCGTCGCTGGTTACGTACCCTGCACGATGAACTACATATCACTTCGATCTTCGTGACTCATGATCAGGAAGAAGCACTTGAAGTGGCCGATCAGATCGTGGTGATGAACAAAGGGAATGTAGAGCAAATCGGTTCACCTCGTGAAGTCTATGAAACCCCGAAAACTCCATTTGTATTCGACTTTTTGGGTCAGGCGAATCGTTTTGAAGGTCAGAACCATGGCGGCCTCATCCAGCTCGGTGAAGACCGCATTCAATTTGAGGGTGCAAAAAATGCCGCTCAAGGTGAAGTGATTTTATTCGCACGTCCAGATGAGTTACGCATTCATGCACAGCCACACGACAATGCCATTCAAGCGACCTTCATTCGTGAATTATGGATCGCGGGTAAAGTAGTTGCAGAGCTAAATGACCGTCAAGGCAATCTGATTGAAATTTTACTGACACCGGATGAAGCGAGAGCACATCAATTCCGCCCAAATCAAACCGTATGGTTAAGTGCGGTTAACTTGCATTTATTTGAAAACCAGGTCGCTTAA
- a CDS encoding CysB family HTH-type transcriptional regulator: MNFQQLRIIRETVRQNFNLTEASAALYTSQSGVSKHIKDLEDELGVQLFIRKGKRLLGLTEPGQALLGIVERMLVDADNIKRLADDFNKVDEGTLTIATTHTQARYVLPPIVNQFKKEFPKVHLILQQASPMEITEMLLQGEADIGIATEALTTEENLASVPYYNWQHSIITPQNHPLNSKEQVRIEDLAGYPIITYHGGFTGRSKIDSAFEEAGVDVDIVMSALDADVIKTYVELNMGVGIVNDLAYDPERDYRLKQIKTDIFGVNTTWIAVRKGHLLRGYGYEFISLCSPDADIKALKKVAYPDE; the protein is encoded by the coding sequence ATGAATTTCCAACAATTAAGAATTATACGAGAAACGGTTAGACAAAACTTTAATTTAACTGAAGCTTCCGCTGCGCTTTATACTTCGCAGTCCGGGGTAAGTAAGCATATTAAAGATCTGGAAGATGAACTGGGGGTGCAGTTATTTATCCGCAAAGGTAAACGTCTACTGGGCTTAACCGAACCGGGTCAGGCACTTTTAGGCATTGTGGAACGCATGCTGGTTGATGCAGACAATATCAAACGTCTTGCGGATGACTTTAACAAGGTCGATGAAGGCACGCTGACCATTGCAACAACACATACTCAGGCACGTTATGTATTACCGCCGATCGTGAATCAGTTCAAAAAAGAATTTCCGAAAGTTCATCTTATTTTGCAACAAGCCAGTCCAATGGAAATTACTGAAATGCTACTTCAGGGTGAAGCAGATATCGGGATTGCGACTGAAGCCTTAACGACTGAAGAAAATCTGGCGAGTGTGCCTTATTATAACTGGCAGCACAGTATTATTACGCCGCAAAATCACCCGCTAAATAGCAAAGAACAGGTACGTATTGAAGACCTCGCTGGCTATCCGATTATTACTTATCATGGTGGTTTTACTGGCCGTTCTAAAATCGACTCAGCCTTTGAAGAAGCCGGTGTAGATGTGGATATCGTAATGTCAGCTCTGGATGCCGACGTGATTAAAACTTATGTCGAGCTCAACATGGGTGTCGGTATTGTCAATGATCTGGCTTATGATCCAGAACGTGACTATCGTCTGAAACAGATTAAAACCGATATTTTTGGGGTAAATACTACCTGGATTGCAGTACGTAAAGGCCACTTATTACGTGGTTATGGTTATGAGTTTATTTCTTTATGCTCACCAGATGCAGATATCAAGGCACTGAAAAAAGTCGCTTATCCAGATGAATAA
- a CDS encoding outer membrane protein transport protein, with the protein MMSYKFSLLGCGLIFSGTSFAAAFEQSNQTIQSFFEKEHYAEVSFAWTHPNVSGQVQHTEVLEQLGIQDFSTGQLANNQLVINAALKLQLHPQISWGFIYDQPFYVDVAYQYSPVFAGEPTEIEAADIEFDSHNLTSILGYQPDPNWNLYAGLSYQTLEGNLSLVGESFSVFNGYHVQLEQNAAWGWLAGMSYQIPEYFFRTALTYRSAINLQLETTESLTVGTATSCFTQVQTPQSINFDFQTGLPSQNIFYAGLRWVNWQDFVIQPPKFSAVIDYAALEFPEVKDIKMIDYQEDQWSAKFGIAHQWPSSVIHSFEILWDSGTGNIASTLNPSDGYWGVGLGYFQNFLKDWDIATGLYYLKFQKPKTDTNAAIPQFVGLSAVDDNNVWVVGMKLGYHFQ; encoded by the coding sequence ATGATGAGCTACAAATTTTCCCTCTTGGGATGTGGACTGATTTTTTCCGGGACAAGTTTTGCAGCAGCTTTTGAGCAATCTAATCAAACTATCCAGTCCTTCTTTGAAAAGGAACATTATGCCGAAGTCTCATTTGCCTGGACGCATCCTAATGTTAGTGGTCAAGTGCAACATACCGAAGTATTAGAACAATTAGGTATTCAGGATTTTTCCACGGGTCAGCTTGCGAATAATCAGCTGGTTATTAATGCTGCATTAAAACTACAGCTTCATCCTCAGATCTCCTGGGGTTTTATTTACGATCAGCCCTTCTATGTCGATGTTGCATATCAATATAGTCCAGTTTTTGCAGGTGAACCTACAGAGATTGAAGCAGCCGATATTGAGTTTGATAGTCATAATCTGACTTCCATTCTTGGTTATCAGCCTGATCCCAACTGGAATCTCTATGCAGGACTAAGTTATCAGACCTTAGAAGGTAATTTAAGTTTGGTAGGTGAATCTTTTTCTGTCTTTAATGGTTATCACGTTCAGCTTGAACAAAATGCTGCCTGGGGTTGGCTCGCTGGAATGAGCTATCAAATTCCTGAGTATTTCTTTAGAACTGCGTTAACTTATCGTTCAGCCATAAATCTTCAACTGGAAACCACAGAATCACTTACAGTCGGCACAGCTACGTCCTGCTTTACCCAAGTGCAAACACCTCAATCCATTAATTTTGATTTTCAGACTGGGCTTCCCTCTCAGAATATTTTTTATGCGGGTTTACGCTGGGTAAATTGGCAAGATTTTGTTATTCAACCGCCGAAATTCAGTGCAGTGATTGATTATGCTGCCTTAGAGTTTCCTGAAGTGAAAGATATCAAGATGATCGATTATCAGGAGGATCAATGGTCGGCCAAATTTGGAATCGCACATCAATGGCCTTCTTCTGTTATTCATTCTTTTGAAATCTTATGGGACTCAGGTACGGGAAATATAGCTTCCACCTTGAATCCGAGTGATGGTTATTGGGGGGTGGGTTTGGGCTATTTTCAGAATTTTCTAAAAGACTGGGATATTGCTACAGGACTGTATTATTTAAAATTCCAGAAGCCTAAAACAGATACAAACGCTGCTATACCCCAGTTCGTAGGCTTATCTGCAGTGGATGATAATAATGTATGGGTGGTCGGTATGAAGTTGGGCTATCACTTTCAATAG
- the carO gene encoding ornithine uptake porin CarO, which yields MKALYQLLAVSVLAATAGSVMAADETIVTDEGVAEFSFFKPAAVRAEVGTTGYGGAISWNANPYVGVTLGYNGGDISWTDDLSINGSKYDLDMDNNLTYLNAEIRPWANWFYMAAGVAYIDNDYSLERRPGTNASFTVDGARFNAGNTDVRINGDLSYKNNIAPYVGIGFSPAITNRWGVFGEVGAYYNGNPTVSLTANPEAYTIDRADDGRSLEQALADERDALRNDNKYEWLPVAKLGVSFRF from the coding sequence ATGAAAGCTTTATATCAACTTTTAGCAGTATCCGTTCTAGCTGCCACAGCTGGATCTGTCATGGCTGCTGATGAAACAATCGTAACAGATGAAGGCGTAGCTGAATTCTCTTTCTTTAAACCTGCAGCTGTTCGTGCTGAAGTCGGTACTACCGGTTATGGTGGCGCGATCTCTTGGAATGCTAACCCTTATGTCGGTGTTACTCTAGGTTATAATGGTGGTGATATTTCTTGGACTGATGATTTATCAATCAACGGTTCTAAATATGACCTGGATATGGACAATAACCTGACTTATTTGAACGCTGAGATTCGTCCTTGGGCGAACTGGTTCTATATGGCTGCCGGTGTAGCATATATTGATAATGATTATAGTCTAGAACGTCGTCCAGGTACTAATGCTTCATTCACAGTTGATGGGGCACGTTTTAATGCAGGCAATACAGATGTTCGCATTAATGGTGACCTATCTTATAAAAATAATATTGCACCTTATGTAGGGATTGGTTTCTCACCAGCCATTACCAATCGTTGGGGGGTCTTCGGCGAGGTAGGGGCCTATTATAATGGGAATCCTACTGTAAGTTTAACTGCTAATCCAGAAGCATATACAATTGACCGTGCTGACGATGGTCGTTCTTTAGAGCAAGCATTAGCTGATGAGCGAGATGCACTTCGTAACGATAATAAATACGAATGGTTACCAGTGGCTAAACTAGGTGTAAGCTTCCGTTTCTAA
- the dapD gene encoding 2,3,4,5-tetrahydropyridine-2,6-dicarboxylate N-succinyltransferase, which yields MSQLSTIIEQAFEDRANFTAADCPAEIRQAVEEVIAGLDNGTLRVAEKIEGEWVVHQWIKKAVLLSFKLNDNKPMEACDLRFYDKVDTKFSDWTDEQFKAAGVRVVPPAVARKGSFQAKNVVLMPSYVNIGAYVDEGTMVDTWATVGSCAQIGKNVHLSGGVGIGGVLEPLQANPTIIEDNCFIGARSEIVEGVIVEEGSVISMGVFIGQSTKIYDRETGEIHYGRVPAGSVVVSGSLPSKCGKYSLYAAVIVKKVDAKTRAKTSLNDLLRED from the coding sequence ATGTCTCAGCTTTCAACAATCATTGAACAAGCGTTTGAAGACCGTGCGAATTTCACAGCAGCAGACTGTCCTGCTGAAATCCGTCAAGCAGTTGAGGAAGTAATTGCTGGCCTGGACAATGGTACTTTACGTGTTGCTGAAAAAATCGAAGGTGAATGGGTTGTTCATCAATGGATTAAGAAAGCGGTATTGTTATCATTTAAATTAAACGATAACAAACCAATGGAAGCTTGTGATCTTCGCTTCTACGACAAAGTAGATACTAAATTCTCTGACTGGACTGACGAGCAGTTTAAAGCTGCTGGCGTACGTGTTGTTCCTCCGGCGGTAGCGCGTAAAGGTTCTTTCCAGGCGAAAAACGTGGTACTGATGCCTTCTTATGTGAACATCGGTGCTTATGTAGATGAAGGTACGATGGTTGATACTTGGGCAACTGTAGGTTCATGTGCTCAAATCGGTAAAAATGTTCACTTGTCTGGTGGTGTAGGAATCGGTGGTGTTCTTGAGCCGCTTCAAGCTAACCCAACAATTATTGAAGACAACTGTTTCATCGGTGCACGTTCTGAAATCGTTGAAGGCGTAATCGTTGAAGAAGGCTCTGTCATTTCAATGGGCGTATTCATTGGTCAATCTACCAAGATTTATGACCGTGAAACTGGCGAAATTCATTATGGCCGCGTACCTGCTGGTTCTGTTGTGGTATCAGGCAGCCTGCCATCTAAATGCGGTAAATACAGCTTATATGCAGCTGTAATCGTGAAAAAAGTAGATGCGAAAACTCGTGCTAAAACTAGCCTGAACGATCTGCTACGCGAAGACTAA
- the queE gene encoding 7-carboxy-7-deazaguanine synthase QueE, producing MNTLRSSAIPVSDPSAGLRITEIFYSLQGEANTAGLPTVFIRLTGCPLRCTYCDTTYSFEGGERKSLDDIIQTTLDFKTPYVCVTGGEPLAQPNALPLMQRLADLGCEVSLETSGALDVSKVDARVSKVLDLKTPTSGEVARNLLTNLDHLTQHDQIKFVICNREDYEWSKQQVEQYQLNEKVSTVWFSPAFAVEKGAARLPQLARDLAQWILEDHLPVRFQLQLHKLLWNDETGR from the coding sequence ATGAATACGCTTCGATCTTCCGCAATTCCAGTTTCTGATCCGTCTGCGGGCTTACGCATTACGGAGATCTTCTATTCATTACAAGGTGAAGCCAATACTGCAGGCTTACCGACCGTATTTATCCGCTTAACCGGCTGTCCACTGCGCTGTACCTATTGTGATACTACCTATTCTTTTGAAGGTGGCGAGCGCAAATCTTTAGATGACATCATCCAGACCACGCTTGATTTTAAAACGCCTTATGTCTGTGTGACCGGTGGTGAACCATTGGCGCAACCGAACGCCCTGCCCCTGATGCAGCGACTTGCAGATTTAGGCTGTGAAGTCTCTTTAGAAACCAGTGGTGCGTTAGATGTTTCTAAAGTGGATGCACGGGTATCTAAAGTTCTGGATTTAAAAACACCAACTTCAGGTGAAGTTGCACGAAATTTGCTTACAAATCTGGATCATTTAACTCAGCATGACCAGATTAAGTTTGTGATCTGTAATCGTGAAGATTATGAATGGTCAAAACAGCAGGTAGAACAGTACCAGTTGAATGAAAAAGTCAGTACGGTCTGGTTCTCCCCTGCCTTTGCAGTTGAAAAAGGAGCTGCGCGCTTGCCACAATTGGCACGTGATCTGGCTCAATGGATTTTAGAAGACCATCTCCCTGTTCGTTTCCAGCTGCAGCTGCACAAGTTGTTATGGAATGATGAAACTGGTCGTTAA
- the queC gene encoding 7-cyano-7-deazaguanine synthase QueC, which translates to MRPRAIVLLSGGLDSTTCLAWAQARYECIALSFMYGQRSTTELDAARALAQRSGVEHRVINIDLGNLGGSALTDHSIEVPDQLQEGIPVTYVPARNTIFLSYALAAAEVFGAEAIVIGINAVDYSGYPDCRPEFIEAFANMARLATKVGVEGQALKFETPLLHLSKANIIRLGLEHGVDYSQTVSCYQADDQGRACGTCDSCRLRKQGFADAGVEDPTRYYL; encoded by the coding sequence ATGCGCCCTCGTGCCATTGTATTGTTATCTGGCGGATTAGATTCAACAACCTGTCTGGCTTGGGCGCAGGCACGCTATGAATGTATCGCACTGAGTTTTATGTATGGCCAACGCTCTACTACAGAACTTGATGCAGCTCGTGCGCTGGCTCAACGCTCGGGTGTAGAACATCGTGTCATCAATATTGATTTAGGTAACCTAGGCGGCTCAGCCCTTACTGATCATAGCATTGAGGTACCAGACCAATTGCAGGAAGGTATTCCGGTAACCTATGTACCTGCACGAAATACCATCTTCTTATCTTATGCTTTGGCTGCTGCAGAAGTGTTCGGTGCTGAGGCAATTGTGATCGGGATTAATGCGGTGGATTATTCAGGTTATCCAGACTGCCGCCCGGAATTTATTGAAGCTTTTGCCAACATGGCACGCCTTGCAACCAAGGTCGGTGTTGAAGGTCAAGCCCTGAAATTTGAAACACCTTTGTTACATTTATCCAAAGCAAATATCATTCGCTTAGGCCTAGAACATGGCGTAGACTACAGTCAAACGGTATCTTGCTACCAAGCAGATGACCAAGGACGTGCGTGTGGAACATGTGACAGTTGTCGTTTACGCAAGCAAGGTTTTGCTGATGCAGGTGTTGAAGACCCGACACGTTATTACCTTTAA
- a CDS encoding peroxiredoxin, translating into MSEISLPEHTFSTTTGEINLAQLDAEWLAIYFYPKDSTPGCTTQAVGFSCLKDQFDALNTTILGVSRDSVKAHQNFTEKQNLTINLISDKEEVLCKHFDVIKEKNMYGKKVMGIERSTFIFHNGKLVKEYRKVKAAGHAEQVLEDLKALQAA; encoded by the coding sequence ATGTCTGAGATCAGCTTACCTGAGCACACTTTTTCAACCACTACAGGTGAAATTAATCTGGCCCAACTGGATGCAGAATGGCTGGCTATCTATTTTTATCCTAAAGATTCGACACCTGGCTGTACCACTCAGGCAGTAGGTTTTTCTTGTTTAAAAGATCAGTTTGATGCACTCAATACGACTATTCTGGGCGTATCACGTGATTCGGTTAAAGCGCACCAGAACTTTACTGAAAAACAGAATCTGACTATCAATCTGATCAGTGATAAAGAGGAAGTGTTATGCAAACACTTTGATGTCATTAAAGAAAAGAATATGTATGGCAAGAAAGTGATGGGCATTGAACGCTCTACCTTCATTTTCCATAATGGCAAGCTGGTCAAAGAATACCGCAAGGTAAAAGCTGCTGGCCATGCTGAACAGGTTTTAGAAGATTTGAAAGCTTTACAGGCTGCTTAA